AATTGTTGTGACTTAATTTTAGCATTAGGTCGACACTGTTCgtgaagattttgataaagtcaacaGATATTCATTACGTATGTGTAAAGGTGACTAAAGTGCGACATAAAAGTTCATGGGAACATTCAAGATGTTGTAATATTATCTGCTGTCTGTAGTTGTAAACGCACGTTCTGTGACAATTATGGAAACAGCAGACTATTTATCTATGAAGAATCACGTCCTAAATGTATGCCTTATTAGCTTGAGTGCATAACTGGAGGGTCTATATATTATCTGGTTAACCTCAATGCATTGCTGGAGGGAGGGCCTGTGAATGTTGTCTTTTTAACCACAAAGCATTACTGGATAGTATATATGTTGCTTTGGTAAACTCAGGGCATTGCTGAAGGCTCTGTATGTTGTCTTGTTAATCTCAGGTCACCTCGTTAAATTTAGGGCTGTGGGGTTAGAGAGAAATAATTCGCGTTGTGGTTTTATCTGTCTTTATTTACCGGAAGCAAAACATGTAATAACGGAAAGCTGACGTCTGATCAGTGACGTTGACGTTGAACTCGATCCCGCCGTCATGACGTTGTTGGTATTTGCGCCAAAATAGTTGGGTATGTTTCTCGACATCCTCCGGGCCACGAAATGATAACTTTAGTCTGTATTACTTCCAAGGGGTAGAGTTTCACAATGGGTCTGGATGTTATAAGTCCATTACTCAGGCGTAACGTCGCCGCACGTGTAAGACCGTCGTTTCCGGTGATGAGCTGCTCTATAGTTCCAAGTTTCCAATGAGTCCTTGGTGAGTCATCGTATATCTGCACCACATCGCCAACCTTTATAGTCTGTGTGTTGTTTCCTGTCGTCCGGTGGTATTGGCGTAATGACGTCAGGTATTCATGTCTCCATCGTTCACGGAAGTTGCCGATCAGTTGTTTCAGTATCCTTGCACGTTGGGATATGTCCGTTTGTGTAGAGGGTTGGGGTGCAGGAACTTCTTCTAGATGCGGAAGGGATGTAATACGATGTCCGTAGAGCAGGTGCGCTGGCGTAAGTGGATCCGGATCTGCTGCATCAGTTGTGACGTAGGTAAGCGGTCGGTCATTCATGAATCCCTCTATCTCTGTAACGATCGTACGTAAGCTTTCGTAGTTGACAAATGCACGACCTAGTACCTTTTTAATGGTGGTTTTCATTAGTCAAATCATCCGTTCCCACCATCCATCGAACCATGGTGCTCGCTTAGGTATGAATCTCCACTCGGTGCCTTGGCTATGGAAAGTATCCTGGATAGTCACTGATCTCAATAATAGCTGAATGCTGTTGGCTGCTGCGTTAAAGGTAGTTGCATTGTCAGATACCAGGATACGGGGTAGTGAATTTCGGCAGGTAAATCGTCTGAAAGCCTGGATGAAAGATTCTTCAGATAAATCTGGTACCACCTCGAGTTGAACAGCTCGTGTAGAAGCGCACGTGAAGAGGCAAATGTAGGCTTTCTTCTCAGCATCgtttctgtttctaacataaaGCGCCCCCGTGAAATCGACTCCAGTTACTGTAAAAGGGGGTGCGTCTTGAACTCTCATCTTAGGTAGGGGCGGGGGGTCTGGGGCTGCATACGGTCTTCCTGTAACCTTTCGACACTGGGTACACGTTCGCAGAAGGCTCTGGACGTATTGTCTGAGAGCAGGTATCCAGTATATTTGTCTTAAATGTGTGATCAAGGCACTCGTGCCGGCGTGTAGCTGGGTCTCATGTGCGTCTAAAACTATCAAACGCGTCAGGGGGTGTTTGTTCGGGAGTAGGTACGGGAATTTCGTTAATTCTGTCAGTGGTGCATTGTGGATTCTCCCACCGCAGCGAATGTATCCATCTTCGTCAAGGAACAATCGTAACTGTTTCACGAGTGTGAGACGTTTCTCGTTGGACTTAAGGTTTGTAATTTCGGCTTCGTAATATGTTGACTGGCAGCTATGCAACCACATTCTGCTAGCGTCTTGTAGTTCTAGCACGTTTAAAGGTTCGAGTTTGGACGGACATTTTCTCATAGATCTGTGTCTAGACTTGCATCTGTTTATAAATCTTTTGACATATGC
This DNA window, taken from Mercenaria mercenaria strain notata chromosome 19, MADL_Memer_1, whole genome shotgun sequence, encodes the following:
- the LOC123541923 gene encoding uncharacterized protein LOC123541923, which produces MLPSWQVDENAVLLTTIDEQGNDRNSSPFNPTQSLYGIHNVIDINKFSRYKTLLRVTAYVKRFINRCKSRHRSMRKCPSKLEPLNVLELQDASRMWLHSCQSTYYEAEITNLKSNEKRLTLVKQLRLFLDEDGYIRCGGRIHNAPLTELTKFPYLLPNKHPLTRLIVLDAHETQLHAGTSALITHLRQIYWIPALRQYVQSLLRTCTQCRKVTGRPYAAPDPPPLPKMRVQDAPPFTVTGVDFTGALYVRNRNDAEKKAYICLFTCASTRAVQLEVVPDLSEESFIQAFRRFTCRNSLPRILVSDNATTFNAAANSIQLLLRSVTIQDTFHSQGTEWRFIPKRAPWFDGWWERMI